The following proteins are co-located in the Silene latifolia isolate original U9 population chromosome 1, ASM4854445v1, whole genome shotgun sequence genome:
- the LOC141612947 gene encoding uncharacterized protein LOC141612947 isoform X1, with amino-acid sequence MSNLMEMVVYNAAVNGDLTIFSMKNHEKLLKKTYQRNNIIHVAAQHKQIHFIKAALNNFPSIPICESLICDQNRHGNTPFHIAAEVGDEAVIIRLYEFFSTQCGDTDASNHVLPWRVMNEDGNTPAHVALLYGSLSVAMYLLDKDGYVGRLANHFKETLLHLAVQNHVYDNNESQIPETQAPSRSIKVYQSSEDLWSIIERLLKIESSVTCWADTDGSTPLHRAASLEPAYCIQVIKVMLASCPEAAEVHDERSGQTVLHLLTNHQVSSYKQGLELLKIPQVYGVRNSRNHQGNTPLHLAATNRDTIMVRVLLESSPNLGLKNKSGVSAGSLARQLGEVRITKNPKEHTRKLTEEEREAAKQGNVAFLMEQLDSLGMNFLVSQAPKGRNILHILLQRDFNQDLIEEAEEFIGQAIQRLPSLISQPDYNGNTPIHVIVNNKFSLELLDLICKYLVKPREEVEGDSRGGLHLLPWRLKNSKGDTPLHVAVIAINYKFAIKLLELDVEVAGYINNRNQTPLHLISLHEGDYDGDVLDRLISSLINGNADLPYMQDEDGLTPLLIGVQEHRPLIIRRLYERFPDCLEITDFKGRCLWHLFVSRRHARDFLSDDDDDVLKASKFFINQDDNNYLSRRLIESKDNDGNTPLHLAIKNQHFGFAQFFLDNSKLDGISSVRYETLLSIQNKDGVSSFNLLGSAEYIPRQLEKSLFMKGNLLLGHRSLYNVPTTKIEVYANTIGVVAALLATITFTAAFTVPGGVDSSNGTPLLLQKAVFQVFLVADVVAMCSSMMVLFCLLWIMTTGHKGESIFLLDVGVFLLQTSFHATTVAFMTGLYVTTILIVPAIAISTCVACTLLIILMHKRFVMLTIVPFCRTVIILGRILRHLPSMWSYMKE; translated from the exons ATGTCGAATTTAATGGAGATGGTGGTTTATAATGCCGCCGTCAATGGCGACTTAACCATATTTAGCATGAAAAATCATGAAAAATTGCTGAAAAAAACATACCAAAGAAACAATATCATACACGTAGCTGCCCAACACAAGCAAATCCATTTCATCAAAGCAGCTCTCAATAACTTCCCTAGTATACCAATTTGTGAGTCACTTATATGCGACCAGAACCGACACGGGAACACCCCATTCCACATTGCGGCTGAGGTCGGAGACGAGGCTGTCATCATTCGACTTTATGAGTTCTTTTCAACGCAATGTGGAGACACAGATGCTAGCAACCATGTACTCCCGTGGAGGGTGATGAATGAGGATGGCAATACACCGGCTCATGTTGCGCTGCTGTATGGTAGTCTTTCGGTAGCCATGTATTTGCTTGACAAGGATGGTTATGTTGGTCGCTTAGCTAATCATTTTAAGGAGACTCTTCTTCATCTTGCTGTCCAAAACCATGTTTATG ATAATAATGAATCTCAAATACCCGAAACGCAAGCACCAAGTAGAAGCATAAAGGTATATCAATCTAGCGAGGATCTATGGTCCATCATTGAACGTCTGCTAAAAATAGAAAGTTCAGTTACATGCTGGGCAGATACGGATGGCTCGACTCCACTTCATCGAGCTGCGTCACTCGAACCCGCTTACTGCATTCAGGTCATTAAAGTCATGCTGGCTAGCTGTCCTGAGGCCGCTGAGGTTCATGATGAGAGGTCCGGCCAAACCGTCTTGCACCTTCTAACAAACCATCAAGTGTCAAGCTACAAGCAAGGCCTGGAGTTGTTAAAAATTCCACAAGTATATGGTGTAAGAAATAGTAGAAACCATCAAGGAAATACACCCTTGCACCTTGCTGCTACAAATCGTGATACTATCATGGTTCGAGTTCTTTTAGAATCTTCCCCAAATCTTGGTTTAAAGAATAAGAGTGGTGTTTCAGCCGGTTCTTTGGCTCGCCAACTTGGAGAG GTGAGAATTACAAAGAACCCGAAAGAACATACGCGAAAATTGACAGAAGAAGAACGTGAAGCTGCAAAACAAGGAAATGTGGCATTCCTTATGGAGCAACTGGACTCCTTAGGAATGAATTTCTTGGTCTCACAAGCACCTAAGGGACGCAACATCCTTCATATATTATTGCAACGTGATTTCAACCAAGACTTAATCGAGGAAGCTGAAGAGTTCATCGGACAAGCGATACAAAGACTACCCTCACTCATCAGTCAACCTGACTATAACGGCAATACCCCTATTCACGTTATTGTGAACAATAAATTTTCATTAGAGTTACTGGATTTGATTTGTAAATACTTGGTGAAGCCACGAGAAGAGGTGGAGGGTGATTCCAGAGGTGGGCTCCACTTGCTGCCATggagactgaaaaatagcaaaggCGACACACCACTTCATGTTGCTGTTATAGCCATAAATTACAAATTTGCTATAAAGTTGCTGGAACTGGATGTGGAGGTGGCAGGCTACATCAATAACCGCAATCAGACCCCTCTTCATCTTATCTCCCTTCATGAAG GTGATTATGACGGTGATGTCCTGGACAGATTAATAAGTTCCCTGATCAACGGAAATGCTGATCTACCTTATATGCAAGATGAGGATGGTCTTACTCCCCTACTTATCGGGGTCCAGGAACATAGACCCCTCATAATTCGAAGACTCTATGAAAGATTTCCCGACTGCTTAGAAATTACTGATTTTAAAGGAAGGTGTTTGTGGCATTTGTTTGTATCTCGACGTCATGCACGAGACTTTTTAtcagatgacgatgatgacgtTCTCAAAGCATCTAAATTCTTTATTAATCAAGATGATAATAATTATCTTAGTAGGAGGCTAATAGAAAGCAAGGACAATGATGGAAATACACCTCTACATCTTGCTATTAAAAATCAACACTTTGGGTTTGCACAATTTTTTCTTGATAACTCGAAACTTGATGGGATATCTTCAGTCAGATATGAAACTTTATTGTCAATACAAAACAAGGACGGTGTTTCTTCTTTTAATTTGCTTGGATCAGCTGAATATATTCCTCGCCAG CTTGAGAAATCCCTCTTCATGAAAGGGAATTTGCTACTTGGACACCGAAGTTTGTACAATGTTCCAACAACCAAGATCGAAGTATATGCAAATACAATAGGGGTAGTAGCAGCTCTATTGGCCACGATAACATTCACTGCAGCATTCACTGTACCCGGCGGAGTAGACAGCAGTAATGGAACACCGCTCCTCCTACAAAAGGCGGTGTTTCAGGTGTTCCTTGTGGCTGACGTGGTGGCAATGTGCTCGTCCATGATGGTTCTCTTTTGTCTCCTATGGATCATGACAACAGGTCACAAAGGGGAGTCAATCTTTCTCCTAGATGTAGGTGTGTTTTTACTACAAACTTCATTTCATGCAACAACTGTGGCAtttatgacgggtttatatgtCACAACAATATTAATTGTGCCTGCCATTGCTATCTCCACTTGTGTTGCCTGCACTTTGCTCATCATTCTCATGCACAAGAGATTTGTCATGTTAACCATTGTGCCCTTTTGTAGGACTGTGATCATCTTAGGTCGGATACTTCGACACTTGCCAAGTATGTGGTCGTACATGAAAGAATAG
- the LOC141612947 gene encoding uncharacterized protein LOC141612947 isoform X2, giving the protein MSNLMEMVVYNAAVNGDLTIFSMKNHEKLLKKTYQRNNIIHVAAQHKQIHFIKAALNNFPSIPICESLICDQNRHGNTPFHIAAEVGDEAVIIRLYEFFSTQCGDTDASNHVLPWRVMNEDGNTPAHVALLYGSLSVAMYLLDKDGYVGRLANHFKETLLHLAVQNHVYDNNESQIPETQAPSRSIKVYQSSEDLWSIIERLLKIESSVTCWADTDGSTPLHRAASLEPAYCIQVIKVMLASCPEAAEVHDERSGQTVLHLLTNHQVSSYKQGLELLKIPQVYGVRNSRNHQGNTPLHLAATNRDTIMVRVLLESSPNLGLKNKSGVSAGSLARQLGEVRITKNPKEHTRKLTEEEREAAKQGNVAFLMEQLDSLGMNFLVSQAPKGRNILHILLQRDFNQDLIEEAEEFIGQAIQRLPSLISQPDYNGNTPIHVIVNNKFSLELLDLICKYLVKPREEVEGDSRGGLHLLPWRLKNSKGDTPLHVAVIAINYKFAIKLLELDVEVAGYINNRNQTPLHLISLHEGDYDGDVLDRLISSLINGNADLPYMQDEDGLTPLLIGVQEHRPLIIRRLYERFPDCLEITDFKGRCLWHLFVSRRHARDFLSDDDDDVLKASKFFINQDDNNYLSRRLIESKDNDGNTPLHLAIKNQHFGFAQFFLDNSKLDGISSVRYETLLSIQNKDGVSSFNLLGSAEYIPRQGICYLDTEVCTMFQQPRSKYMQIQ; this is encoded by the exons ATGTCGAATTTAATGGAGATGGTGGTTTATAATGCCGCCGTCAATGGCGACTTAACCATATTTAGCATGAAAAATCATGAAAAATTGCTGAAAAAAACATACCAAAGAAACAATATCATACACGTAGCTGCCCAACACAAGCAAATCCATTTCATCAAAGCAGCTCTCAATAACTTCCCTAGTATACCAATTTGTGAGTCACTTATATGCGACCAGAACCGACACGGGAACACCCCATTCCACATTGCGGCTGAGGTCGGAGACGAGGCTGTCATCATTCGACTTTATGAGTTCTTTTCAACGCAATGTGGAGACACAGATGCTAGCAACCATGTACTCCCGTGGAGGGTGATGAATGAGGATGGCAATACACCGGCTCATGTTGCGCTGCTGTATGGTAGTCTTTCGGTAGCCATGTATTTGCTTGACAAGGATGGTTATGTTGGTCGCTTAGCTAATCATTTTAAGGAGACTCTTCTTCATCTTGCTGTCCAAAACCATGTTTATG ATAATAATGAATCTCAAATACCCGAAACGCAAGCACCAAGTAGAAGCATAAAGGTATATCAATCTAGCGAGGATCTATGGTCCATCATTGAACGTCTGCTAAAAATAGAAAGTTCAGTTACATGCTGGGCAGATACGGATGGCTCGACTCCACTTCATCGAGCTGCGTCACTCGAACCCGCTTACTGCATTCAGGTCATTAAAGTCATGCTGGCTAGCTGTCCTGAGGCCGCTGAGGTTCATGATGAGAGGTCCGGCCAAACCGTCTTGCACCTTCTAACAAACCATCAAGTGTCAAGCTACAAGCAAGGCCTGGAGTTGTTAAAAATTCCACAAGTATATGGTGTAAGAAATAGTAGAAACCATCAAGGAAATACACCCTTGCACCTTGCTGCTACAAATCGTGATACTATCATGGTTCGAGTTCTTTTAGAATCTTCCCCAAATCTTGGTTTAAAGAATAAGAGTGGTGTTTCAGCCGGTTCTTTGGCTCGCCAACTTGGAGAG GTGAGAATTACAAAGAACCCGAAAGAACATACGCGAAAATTGACAGAAGAAGAACGTGAAGCTGCAAAACAAGGAAATGTGGCATTCCTTATGGAGCAACTGGACTCCTTAGGAATGAATTTCTTGGTCTCACAAGCACCTAAGGGACGCAACATCCTTCATATATTATTGCAACGTGATTTCAACCAAGACTTAATCGAGGAAGCTGAAGAGTTCATCGGACAAGCGATACAAAGACTACCCTCACTCATCAGTCAACCTGACTATAACGGCAATACCCCTATTCACGTTATTGTGAACAATAAATTTTCATTAGAGTTACTGGATTTGATTTGTAAATACTTGGTGAAGCCACGAGAAGAGGTGGAGGGTGATTCCAGAGGTGGGCTCCACTTGCTGCCATggagactgaaaaatagcaaaggCGACACACCACTTCATGTTGCTGTTATAGCCATAAATTACAAATTTGCTATAAAGTTGCTGGAACTGGATGTGGAGGTGGCAGGCTACATCAATAACCGCAATCAGACCCCTCTTCATCTTATCTCCCTTCATGAAG GTGATTATGACGGTGATGTCCTGGACAGATTAATAAGTTCCCTGATCAACGGAAATGCTGATCTACCTTATATGCAAGATGAGGATGGTCTTACTCCCCTACTTATCGGGGTCCAGGAACATAGACCCCTCATAATTCGAAGACTCTATGAAAGATTTCCCGACTGCTTAGAAATTACTGATTTTAAAGGAAGGTGTTTGTGGCATTTGTTTGTATCTCGACGTCATGCACGAGACTTTTTAtcagatgacgatgatgacgtTCTCAAAGCATCTAAATTCTTTATTAATCAAGATGATAATAATTATCTTAGTAGGAGGCTAATAGAAAGCAAGGACAATGATGGAAATACACCTCTACATCTTGCTATTAAAAATCAACACTTTGGGTTTGCACAATTTTTTCTTGATAACTCGAAACTTGATGGGATATCTTCAGTCAGATATGAAACTTTATTGTCAATACAAAACAAGGACGGTGTTTCTTCTTTTAATTTGCTTGGATCAGCTGAATATATTCCTCGCCAG GGAATTTGCTACTTGGACACCGAAGTTTGTACAATGTTCCAACAACCAAGATCGAAGTATATGCAAATACAATAG